Proteins found in one Microtus pennsylvanicus isolate mMicPen1 chromosome 14, mMicPen1.hap1, whole genome shotgun sequence genomic segment:
- the Dmac2l gene encoding ATP synthase subunit s, mitochondrial, whose amino-acid sequence MMVLGKISRQLCSLKKIPRSCDSRYFWEWLNTVFNKVDHERIRDVGPDRAASEWLLRCGAKVRYCGHQKWLADYNNLPGGSMDRYKIQAIDATDSCIMDIGLEHMEGLEHVEKITLCKCHYIEDNCLQRLSQLEKLRKSLLEMEIIACGNVTDNGIIALRHFRNLRYLFLSDLPGVKDKDSLAQVFKTALPALELKLNLK is encoded by the exons ATGATGGTGCTCGGAAAGATTTCGAGGCAACTCTGCAGCTTAAAGAAAATCCCACGGTCATGTGACTCCAGATACTTCTGGGAATGGTTGAATACAGTGTTTAATAA AGTAGATCATGAACGCATCAGGGATGTTGGCCCTGACAGGGCAGCATCTGAGTGGCTACTTCGGTGTGGGGCCAAAGTACGCTACTGTGGTCACCAGAAGTGGCTAGCGGACTACAACAACCTCCCAGGAGGCTCCATGGACAGATACAAGATCCAAGCAATTGATGCCACCGATTCCTGTATCATGGACATTGGATTGGAGCACATGG AGGGCCTCGAGCATGTTGAGAAAATCACACTGTGCAAGTGTCATTACATTGAAGACAACTGTTTGCAGAGGCTCAGTCAACTTGAAAAGTTACGAAAAAGCCTGTTGGAAATGGAAATAATTGCCTGTGGGAATGTCACAGACAACGGCATCATTGCTTTGCGACATTTTAG GAACCTCAGGTATTTGTTCTTAAGTGATCTTCCTGGAGTGAAAGATAAAGACAGTCTTGCCCAAGTCTTCAAGACAGCACTGCCTGCTCTAGAGCTGAAATTAAACCTGAAGTAA